The nucleotide sequence TCGGCTACCTCCATGCAATCGAAGAGACGCGCCGCTATCGGCTGAGCCTGGCCTGCCTCGATCTCGGCTACACTGCGCTCTCCGCCGGTAATCTGCGAGGGCAGGCGGAGCCGCTGCTGCGCGAGCTGGTGCCCGCCTTCGGCGATGCCGCTTCGCTGGGCGTGCTTGATGGCAGCGACGTCGTCTATCTTGCGCGCGTGACCGCCGGGCTCGACCGGCACAAGATCGATCGCCGGCCCGGCAGCCGGATCAAGGCCTATGCGTCGGCGTTGGGGCATGTGATGCTGGCCGGCCTGCCGAAGGAAGAGCAGATCAAGCGTCTGGAGGCCAGCGAACGGATCAAGCTGTCGGAGCGCACCTTGACCGGGTTGAAACCGCTGCTTGCGCGGCTGGAGCAAGTCCGCAAGCAGGGCTTTGCGGTCTCTGATGGCGAGAATGCCTATGGCTTGCGGACGATCGCTGCGCCGGTTTTTGACAAGGGCAGGTCGGTGGCCGCTGGCATCAGTTTGACCGTCGATGCCAATCGTATGGACATCAAGTCGTTCGAAAAGACCGGTCTGCCGGAGGTGCTGAAGATCGCGCGCGTGCTGAGCGAGACGGCCCTGAAGAGCGGTTAGAGCGAACCGCCGCCCCGGGATCATAAGCCGGCGGCCGATGGTCGCCGTCAGTCGCCTGATTCGCGTCATTGTTATGGGGCTTGGGAACAGACCCGATTGCTGCCGTATTGGGTTGACCCCGGCGGTCGATATGTCAAAGAAGGGCGGATCTTCAAGTGCAAGTGGAAGGCAGCGCCCGTCGGGGAGCTGTCGCGGGAGCAAGTGCAGACATGCGTGAGCGCATCGCTTTGATCACCGGCGTGACCGGCCAGGACGGCGCCTACCTCGCCGAACATCTGCTGTCGCTCGGCTATGTCGTGCACGGCATCAAGCGGCGGTCGTCGTCGTTCAACACCGCGCGGGTCGATCATCTGTATCAGGACCCGCATGTCGGCAATGTGCCGTTCATGATGCATTACGGCGACATGACCGACTCGACCAATCTGATCCGCCTGGTGCAGCAGATCCGGCCGACCGAGATCTACAATCTCGCCGCCCAGAGCCACGTCGCCGTCAGCTTCGAGAGCCCCGAATACACCGCCAATGCCGACGCCGTCGGCGTGCTGCGGCTGTTGGAGGCAATCCGCATCCTCGGCATGGAGAAGGAGACGCGGTTCTACCAGGCCTCGACCTCCGAGCTCTACGGCCTCGTGCAGGAGATCCCGCAGAAGGAGACCACGCCGTTCTATCCGCGCTCGCCTTACGGCGTCGCCAAGCTCTACGGCTACTGGATCACGGTGAACTACCGCGAGGCCTACGGCATGTTCGCCTCCAACGGCATCCTGTTCAACCACGAGAGCCCGATCCGCGGCGAGACCTTCGTCACCCGCAAGATCACCCGCGGCGTTGCCCGCATCGAGCTCGGGCTCGAGGACACGCTCTATCTCGGCAATCTCGAGGCCAAGCGCGACTGGGGCCATGCCAAGGATTACGTCGAGGGCATGCACATGATCCTGCAGGCCGATGCGCCCGACGACTTCGTGCTCGCCACCGGCGAGATGCGCTCGGTGCGCGAGATGGTCGAGCGTTGCTTCGCGCAGGTCGGCCGCCGCATCGAATGGCGCGGCAAGGGCGTGGAGGAGACCGGCGTCGATGCCAGGAGCGGCAAGACCGTGGTGCGGATCGATCCGACCTACTTCCGTCCCACCGAGGTCGAGCTCCTGATCGGCGATGCCAGCAAGGCCCGCGACAAGCTCGGCTGGAAGCCGAAGCGGACGTTTGCCCAGCTCGTCGAGGAGATGATGGCGAGCGATCTGGCCGAGGCCAAACGGGACGTCGCCAATGGCAAACGCAGCGTTTGAGCTGAAGGGCAAGAGCGTCTACGTCGCCGGCCATCGCGGCATGGTCGGCAGCGCGCTGGTGCGCCGGCTGGCGCGGGAGGACGTCGAGCTCGTCACGGTGGACCGGCGCGAGATCGATCTCTGCAACCAGGCCGCCGTGTTCGACTGGTTCGCGAAGGTGCGGCCGCAGGTGGTGTTCCTCGCCGCCGCCAAGGTCGGCGGCATCGCCGCCAACGACACGCTGCGCGCCGAGTTCATCTACGACAACATCGTGATCGCGGCCAACGTGATCCACGCCGCGCATCAAAGCGGCGCCGAGAAGCTGATGTTTTTGGGCTCCTCCTGCATCTATCCGAAGCTCGCGAGCCAGCCCTTGCGCGAGGACTCGATGCTGACCGGCCCGCTCGAGCCCACCAACGAGCCCTATGCGATTGCCAAGATCGCCGGCATCAAGATGGCGGAGGCCTATCGCAGCCAGTATGGCAGCGACTTCATCAGCGTGATGCCGACCAACCTCTACGGGCCCGGCGACAATTATCATCCCGAGTACAGCCACGTGGTCGCCGCCCTGATCCGGCGTTTCCACGAGGCCAAGGTCGCGGGCGCCAGATGCGTCACGGTCTGGGGCACCGGCACGCCGCGCCGCGAGTTCCTCCATGCCGACGACATGGCGGATGCCTGCGTGCATCTGATGAAGACTTATTCCGGGGCGGAGCTGATCAATATCGGCACCGGCGAGGACATCACCATCGCCGACTTCGCCCGCCTGGTCGCCGATGTCATCGGCTATCGCGGTGAGATCACGTTCGACACCTCGCGCCCCGATGGTACGCCGCGCAAGCTGCTCGACATCAGCCGTCTCGCGGCACTGGGCTGGCGCGCGACGACGTCGCTGGAGGATGGCTTGAAGCGGGCTTATGAGGCGTATCTGGCCGACGCGCTGGCTCCTGCACGATAGTGCTGCCAAGACGATGTCCTTGCAAAGGGCGGTCACAGCCTGTTGATTTCGGTTGATGCGCAACAGCCGCATTTTCCTGCGCTGTTCGCTTGATGACGGACAAATCCCCTTAGGAACCTTCACTGTAAGCACGAGTTGGCCGGTCGGGCAGGGCGAGACGTCACACGAGGCAGATCGTGCAGGAAGTTGTGCCCGTGCGCTCCACGGCGCAGATCGCAGGCCATCCCATTCATCCGATGCTGGTGCCGATCCCAATCGTGTGCTTCATCGGCGCGCTGCTGACGGACATCGCCTATAGCGTGACCGCCGAGATGATGTGGGCGAATTTCTCCGCCTGGCTCCTGCTCGTCGGCGTCATCTTCGGCGTGCTTGCGGCCATCGCGGGCCTGACTGATTTCCTGGGCAACCGTCTGGTCCGGGCGCAAACGCCGGCCTGGCCGCATCTGATCGGGAACGCCGTGGCGCTGATCCTGGCAATCATCAATGCGCTGATCCACACGCGCGACGCCTGGACATCGGTATGGCCTATCGGGCTGATCCTGTCGATCCTCACCGTCCTCATCCTGCCCGTCACCGGTTGGCTCGGCTGGGCGATGGTCTATCGTCATGGCGTGGGGGTTGCGCGATGACTGCCGCATTTGTCCGCTTGGTGTTGTGCGGTTCGCTGCTGTGTCTCACCGGCTGCAATGACGGCAGCGGCGATCCCAAGGCGCAAGTCGGCACCAATCCGTCCCTGCCGGACATCCAGCAATATCTTCTCCCGCCGATTCACATCGCTCGCATCGTCGGATGGAAGAAGGACGAGACGCCGACCGTTGCGCCGGGCCTGCAGGCCAAGGCGTTCGCGACGGGCCTGCAGCATCCGCGTGTGCCCTACGTTCTTCCCAATGGCGACGTGCTGGTGGTGGAATCCAAGGCGCCGAACGCCGCCGCGATCAAGCGGCCTAAGGAGATCGTGATGGGCCTCGTTGAGTCCTGGGCGACGTCCGGCGGCGATAACGGTGCGAGCAACCGCATCACGCTGCTTCGCGACAGCGATGGCGACGGCGTGCCGGAGACGCAGAGTGTGTTCCTCGATCACCTCAACTCGCCGTTCGGCGTCGCGCTCGTCGGCAATGATCTCTATGTCGCCAACACCGACGCCATCGTCAGATACCCCTACACCGAGGGCGATACCAAGATCACCGCGCCCGGGACGGTGCTGACGCCGCTTCCGGGCGGTCCGATCGATCATCACTGGACCAAGAGTCTCGTCGCGAGCCCGGATGGGGCAACCCTCTACGTCGGCGTTGGCTCCAACAGCAACATCACCGAGAACGGAATGGAGGCCGAGCACAATCGCGCCGCCATCCTCGAGGTCGACCGCGCCAGCGGCCGTTGGCGCGTCTTCGCAAGCGGCTTGCGCAATCCCAATGGCCTGAGCTTCGAGCCGCAGAGCGGCGCGCTTTGGACGGTGGTGAACGAGCGCGACGAGCTCGGCCCGGATCTTGTTCCGGACTACATGACGTCGGTGAAGGAAGGCGGCTTCTATGGCTGGCCCTACAGCTATTACGGCCAGCACGTCGATCCCCGCGTCAAGCCGGAGCGGCCCGATCTGGTCGCGAAAGCCATCGTGCCGGACTACGCGCTGAGCTCGCATGTCGCACCGCTGGGCCTTGCCTTCTACACCGGCACCAGCCTGCCTGACGCCTACCGTGGCGGCGCGTTCGTCGGCGAGCACGGCAGTTGGAACCGGCAGGTTCTGAACGGCTACAAGGTCGTGTTCGTGCCGTTCACCGACGGCAAGCCGAGCGGCCCGGCGCAGGACGTCGTCACCGGCTTCCTGAACAGCGATAATCAGGCGCGCGGACGCCCGGTCGGCGTCGCGGTCGACAAGACCGGTGCCCTGCTGGTCGCCGACGACAGCGGCAACACGGTCTGGCGCGTCACCTCCGCGCGGCCGCAGCTCACGCAACGTTAAGCTCAGCGCCGCGTTGAGAGTTCAGACGATCCAAAAGCCAAGCCGGGAGTTGGACCAATGGGCCTCGCTCAATACGCCGTCGTGCCGATCCAGGATGGATGGGGCGTGCTGCACGACGGCAACGTCAACAGCAAATACGAAACCAAGGAGTCTGCCTTCGAATCCGCGGTGGCAGCGGCGTCGCTGGCACTTCGTGAG is from Bradyrhizobium sp. ISRA430 and encodes:
- a CDS encoding sorbosone dehydrogenase family protein → MTAAFVRLVLCGSLLCLTGCNDGSGDPKAQVGTNPSLPDIQQYLLPPIHIARIVGWKKDETPTVAPGLQAKAFATGLQHPRVPYVLPNGDVLVVESKAPNAAAIKRPKEIVMGLVESWATSGGDNGASNRITLLRDSDGDGVPETQSVFLDHLNSPFGVALVGNDLYVANTDAIVRYPYTEGDTKITAPGTVLTPLPGGPIDHHWTKSLVASPDGATLYVGVGSNSNITENGMEAEHNRAAILEVDRASGRWRVFASGLRNPNGLSFEPQSGALWTVVNERDELGPDLVPDYMTSVKEGGFYGWPYSYYGQHVDPRVKPERPDLVAKAIVPDYALSSHVAPLGLAFYTGTSLPDAYRGGAFVGEHGSWNRQVLNGYKVVFVPFTDGKPSGPAQDVVTGFLNSDNQARGRPVGVAVDKTGALLVADDSGNTVWRVTSARPQLTQR
- a CDS encoding DUF2188 domain-containing protein; translation: MGLAQYAVVPIQDGWGVLHDGNVNSKYETKESAFESAVAAASLALREGHEVHVSVPGREAGETALGV
- a CDS encoding GDP-L-fucose synthase — protein: MANAAFELKGKSVYVAGHRGMVGSALVRRLAREDVELVTVDRREIDLCNQAAVFDWFAKVRPQVVFLAAAKVGGIAANDTLRAEFIYDNIVIAANVIHAAHQSGAEKLMFLGSSCIYPKLASQPLREDSMLTGPLEPTNEPYAIAKIAGIKMAEAYRSQYGSDFISVMPTNLYGPGDNYHPEYSHVVAALIRRFHEAKVAGARCVTVWGTGTPRREFLHADDMADACVHLMKTYSGAELINIGTGEDITIADFARLVADVIGYRGEITFDTSRPDGTPRKLLDISRLAALGWRATTSLEDGLKRAYEAYLADALAPAR
- a CDS encoding DUF2231 domain-containing protein, which gives rise to MQEVVPVRSTAQIAGHPIHPMLVPIPIVCFIGALLTDIAYSVTAEMMWANFSAWLLLVGVIFGVLAAIAGLTDFLGNRLVRAQTPAWPHLIGNAVALILAIINALIHTRDAWTSVWPIGLILSILTVLILPVTGWLGWAMVYRHGVGVAR
- a CDS encoding IclR family transcriptional regulator, whose translation is MAKTAAPADNPKNFVNSVGKAFAVLKSFTPEEFELTITEIASRAGMDRGTTFRLVQTLVKLGYLHAIEETRRYRLSLACLDLGYTALSAGNLRGQAEPLLRELVPAFGDAASLGVLDGSDVVYLARVTAGLDRHKIDRRPGSRIKAYASALGHVMLAGLPKEEQIKRLEASERIKLSERTLTGLKPLLARLEQVRKQGFAVSDGENAYGLRTIAAPVFDKGRSVAAGISLTVDANRMDIKSFEKTGLPEVLKIARVLSETALKSG
- the gmd gene encoding GDP-mannose 4,6-dehydratase, which translates into the protein MRERIALITGVTGQDGAYLAEHLLSLGYVVHGIKRRSSSFNTARVDHLYQDPHVGNVPFMMHYGDMTDSTNLIRLVQQIRPTEIYNLAAQSHVAVSFESPEYTANADAVGVLRLLEAIRILGMEKETRFYQASTSELYGLVQEIPQKETTPFYPRSPYGVAKLYGYWITVNYREAYGMFASNGILFNHESPIRGETFVTRKITRGVARIELGLEDTLYLGNLEAKRDWGHAKDYVEGMHMILQADAPDDFVLATGEMRSVREMVERCFAQVGRRIEWRGKGVEETGVDARSGKTVVRIDPTYFRPTEVELLIGDASKARDKLGWKPKRTFAQLVEEMMASDLAEAKRDVANGKRSV